One Vicia villosa cultivar HV-30 ecotype Madison, WI linkage group LG5, Vvil1.0, whole genome shotgun sequence genomic window, ACTGCAGCCATTTTGTAAAACCCTTTCCACTGTTTTCTTGGATTTCATGGTCACGATTGCAGCAGGTGTGAGTTCAAAGTTCAATATGCTTCAATTTTTCAGCTAATTATGGTTCATAATTTTCCTTTAATCATGTTGTTTTCTCATACATAATCCAAGGTTCCTGCTGAAGAAATTGTACTTGAAATGGCTCGAGTCTCACCAATGTAAACATTTTCAATAATCAAATAATAACTACTAGCATGAGAAAGATTATTGAAAAGGATCAAGTACTGTCATGTGTAAGTGTTAATTGGAAACATTGTGTtataaaagttaatttttaatacttttcgtgattatcaattttttaaatcaaaataccCTATATTTTAAAGTTTATTCTCAAATTAGCCTAAATTCTAAAGTAATTCCCAATATAAGTCCAGTTATCAATTGAAACAAGTTTCGTACAATCACATTATTGTTCAATCAAAAGTGGTGGAAAATGGTATATAAGTTAAAGAATAGTTGCTCAAAGGCACAAAAGCTATAATTTAGACCACTATGGTTGGATGCATGTCAAAAACTACTCAGAAAAGAAGTATACTTCAACTAGCCAAAAAGCTAAGCTGGTGAAACTTAAAACTCAATCCTATTAGCTGACACACGAACTCTAATATCTAAACACTAAATAAAGCATGATCACATAGAATTCAAcacttcaaacttcaaacacaagTGCTCAACCTAAAAAATGAATTTAGTAATTGAATGCATAGTCTCAAAGATATACATTCATATATAAATAACACAAAGCATAACAGTAACCAAATATTACTATTTAGATATAAGTGTGCATCACATTTCTCATTCAGTTCAAAGCATAAATCCTTCCAAACAAAATCATTGTATTGGTAACATGACAGAAATTTAAGATTTTAAAATTGAATCTTTTTTAAATTTGAAGTCTTCAAGTACTGATCGATCCTTCTCTTTATGACAATGGTGGGTAAAGGAATGGCTAGTCATTCACTTGGTATTGTTCCTACAAAAGAAAAATATTGATGAAATAAATTAATATGCTGTAAAACATTTACTCTGTTACCCCTAAATTAACAGCCACTATCTTAACAAACTTGAATCAGTAACATAACatgatttttcaaataaaaatatagcACATGATTGCATGTTTTCACCTGATTTACAGCATTAATGTATTCTTGATTTGGATTGAAGAGAGCTATATCATCTGTAATTCTGCTATTCTTAACATATCTTTGCTCACActataaatatatagaaaaaatagTATGAAGTGTCATGTTAATAATCAAAACAGACTATCATCTTTATTTAACAGAGTTACTAAGAGTCAAACAAAATATTTCAGTTACATGGATGCTTTCTTGTGTGCCAATCTTATCAATAATTTGAGTTGTAATACACTCTCCACTTTCAACTTCTTCACATCTAGATGTACCTATGATCTGCtgtaaaaaaagccaaaattagTCAGATATCATATATGCCACATATATGGAAAATAAAAAGGTGTAACACAAAATAACCTCTTCTTGACTTTGATTATTTGTACTCTTCTGAATTCTATTCTGATTTTTCTTTCTGATAAGTTTCTTCTTTACAATTTGATCAACTTTAGAAGCTTTTCTTTGTGTAGGAGGACGCCCTTTACTTCGAGCCACCTTAGGGTCAAGAATTCTAGTTACATGACTTTGAACTAAACTATCTTCCCTAACTTCAGGAGGCATTTCTTCACATGTTAACTCAACCTTCAAGTTCTCAATCCAATTCATCACTTTCAACAGTAAATCATTAGTCTTTATCTTTGTAGAAGCAACTTCATAAAAAGCATCACAAGCTTTATTAACACGTTCAAGATCTGGATTTCCAACTAATAGATCAAAGCCGCATTTAATAAGTGTATATTTTCTCCTTACGTCTTTCCTCCACCGTGACAAAATATAGTGAGTTGGCACTGAATCTGTTTTACCAGTGAGCTTAAGCACACAAAGAATGTGTCTACATAAAATACCTTTGAACTCAAACAAGCAACAAGTACATTGTAATTCAAAAAGATTCTCATTGAAAGACACTTTGAACAGTATGTCCTTTACTTTGTCAAATACTTTCTTACTTTCGGTAACAGAAAATATTGAATTCAATCCCTCCAAATTTTCAAAGAGAGTATTGCAATACATCATAGAAGCAACCTCAACTTGAAATTCTTTAAATTTTGCATTTGTAAATGCATGGTGGAATTGTGACTCAAAACCAAAATGACTTACACAAGCAACTGTTGCATTGAATGAACCAAAGTCTGCCAggttttccttttcaattttatctCTCAATGCATTATCATACTGTTCGACAAATTGCTTCAATGTTGTCTTTGAGTTTACATATCCATCAAAAAATGCGTTCATACTTTCACTTCGTTGTGTAGTCGACATTCCAGCCCAAAATGTGTCTTTTACATAAATTGGAACCCAATGATCTCGTTCATCAAACAACCCTTTCAACCATACATTATCTTGCATATTATAATATTCAATCATTTTTTCCCAGTTCTCTATAAAATCAGTCTTACTCAAAGAGTCATACACAATGTTGTGCAAAAGTGTTTTGAGAGACTCATAATCAGAGTGCCTACCTAACTTTTCTGGAATCTTTTTCATTAAATGCCATAAACACCAACGATGACGAGCTTTCGGAAAGACAACCTCAATTGCATTTTTCATTGCTCTATCTTGATCAGTAATTATAGCATTTGGTGCACGTCCATGCATACATTCTAACCATGTGTTAAACAGCCAAGTAAAAGTTTTAGTATCCTCGTTTGACAATAGAGCACAACCCAACAAAATTGATTGACCATGATGATTAACTCCAACAAAAGGGGCAAAAGGCATGTCATATTTATTTGTCAAATAAGTGGTGTCAAAAGTTATGACTTCACCGAAATATTCATAGGCAGTTCTACATCTCGCATCGGCCCAAAATACATTTTGCAAACGACTTTCATCATCCACATCCATTACATAGTAAAATTGACTATTTTGTTTTTGCATTCtaacaaaataattttgaatagCTTCGGCGTCTCCTGTTCCAAGTCGTAGTCTCCTTACTTTATCTATATAGTTTCTACAATCTTTTTCTccgaaagaaagattctcatatCCACTTGCTTCAATCACCAAAGATCGAAAGTTTCTGCTTACATTAATCCCAGCTTGATCATTAAGTTCTAACCTCCTTTTCATGTAAGGCCCCAATTTCTTGTTGCATCTAAAATATCGAGCTTTTGTTGGACTTAGTTCATGATTATGCTCTAGAACCACACTTGAAACTATAACCGTTCCATCTAAAGACATGCAAACATTTAACCTAGCCTTACACTGTGTTTTGGAAATAGGATTCGGCTtcaaaatattctttgaattacTCAAATACTTTCTTGCACGACTACATGCTAGGGTAAAATATTTTTTCCCATCCTCTCCGTTTTTTGAACTAATTTTACCAATTCCAAAACCCATACAACGAGCATAATTTATGTAATAATCAGTAACTTGATCTTCAGAGATAAATTTCATGCCAGGTCGAGGATATTCATTTTCATAAGCAATTTCATTATCAGTACTTTCTTCagatcttttattttcttcacttCCTCCCTCTATATCAAAagatgcatacttttcccccactAAAACAGTAAATTATAAATGGTAAACTAAattaataaaccaaatcaattattcgGCAAGAAGTGTTGTATATTGTGACTTAAAAGAAATGATTACacaataaaaaaacaagaaacttacttgtAAGTTGTTACAATTGAAATCAACCGAGCAGGATGGATGTGAGAAATCAAAATTGACAGTTACAGCTACGAGTTACAGAAGTGTTACGCCGAAGGTGACTGTAGTGATTCTTAGCATTTAGAACAAGGGATTATGTAAGGGTATGTCGAAGGTGGTTGTGGTGATGAATCCTAATAGTAGCGGGGACAGCTGGGAGGAGACGAagttgaaaaaatgaaaaacaaatgaaCGGTTTTTGTTTACAAAGCCATAACTGATTTTTCCAACATACGCGGGAGACATACGCGGGAGACAAACACAgttaaagaagaagaaagaatgaggGTTGAGGGAGAAGTGGTAGTTTTTTTaatcctattattattattaaaaaaatataaattttattatttggtcCACGTGTTCTTGCCTTTCGTTTCTAATATATTCGTACAATATAGCAGTTCTGTTATACACTGTGAGTGTAGTCAGCATTCATCGCTCTTGCTCAGTTCTTACTTTCTCCGTTATTTTTTTCTTACTATTTTAGATAATTtccttaaaataaaatatttatactctatatattaattaaattatttctttttttaataaatcaaaatatattaagGATATAAATTTAACTAAATAATATTAATCTTTGATACAATTAGTTATAAAGTTTTAATTGAATAGATTCAGTTCATCTACTTAATAGGATAGGGGTAAATCCAATCTATCAAAatgttttctaaaaaataaaggattatttttttaataaaat contains:
- the LOC131605934 gene encoding protein FAR-RED IMPAIRED RESPONSE 1-like, which translates into the protein MKIVDYERHQASSQVGEKYASFDIEGGSEENKRSEESTDNEIAYENEYPRPGMKFISEDQVTDYYINYARCMGFGIGKISSKNGEDGKKYFTLACSRARKYLSNSKNILKPNPISKTQCKARLNVCMSLDGTVIVSSVVLEHNHELSPTKARYFRCNKKLGPYMKRRLELNDQAGINVSRNFRSLVIEASGYENLSFGEKDCRNYIDKVRRLRLGTGDAEAIQNYFVRMQKQNSQFYYVMDVDDESRLQNVFWADARCRTAYEYFGEVITFDTTYLTNKYDMPFAPFVGVNHHGQSILLGCALLSNEDTKTFTWLFNTWLECMHGRAPNAIITDQDRAMKNAIEVVFPKARHRWCLWHLMKKIPEKLGRHSDYESLKTLLHNIVYDSLSKTDFIENWEKMIEYYNMQDNVWLKGLFDERDHWVPIYVKDTFWAGMSTTQRSESMNAFFDGYVNSKTTLKQFVEQYDNALRDKIEKENLADFGSFNATVACVSHFGFESQFHHAFTNAKFKEFQVEVASMMYCNTLFENLEGLNSIFSVTESKKVFDKVKDILFKVSFNENLFELQCTCCLFEFKGILCRHILCVLKLTGKTDSVPTHYILSRWRKDVRRKYTLIKCGFDLLVGNPDLERVNKACDAFYEVASTKIKTNDLLLKVMNWIENLKVELTCEEMPPEVREDSLVQSHVTRILDPKVARSKGRPPTQRKASKVDQIVKKKLIRKKNQNRIQKSTNNQSQEEVILCYTFLFSIYVAYMISD